The Bradyrhizobium sp. WSM471 genome includes the window CCTATCCCCGATTGGAACCCAAATTGGCAAGTCCGGGGAACCCAGTTTTGTTCCAGCAACGGCTGGCCCGCTGAGGCAACGCAGGGCCGCGCCAGGCTCATGGCGCGGGAATGGCGGCCTTTGCCTGCTGTCGAATCAGCGCGTTGATGAAGCCTGCCCGCGCGTCGGAATGGCCCTGCCCGCGCGGCTCCAGCACGTGACGCAGCAGGAAAAGGCCGGTCAGTCGAAAGCCGTCCTGGAGATCCTGATCGGTGAGGTCGCCCTGCACCTCGCCCTGGCGCAGGAACGGCGGCAGCCGCAACAGGCGGTCGCGCCACGGTTCGCCCGCCCCGCGCGACACCGCGCCGCCGGATTTGGGCGAGACGTAGATCAGGTCGTTGGTTTCTCCGGTCACGGCGCAGTTTTCCAGCGCCAGCCCGAAGCCGAGTTCGGTGAGCATTGCCAGTTCGAAATGGATCACGTGCACGGCCGCGCTGCCGATGTCGTCGAAATCGTCCAGCGAATGTTCGAGCAGCGCCAGGAGGTTTTCGTGCGGATCGCGCTCCGGCAGCAACCGCGCGATCGAGGCGAGATGGGTGATGCCGTAGACGCCGTGGGATGATCCCAGCAGCGTCGCCGCCCGCAGCTTGAGGCCCTCGATGGCATAGGTGCCGAGATGCTCATCGAGCCGCGCCCGCCACACCACGCTGAGGCTGTTGCCGGGCTGCAGCAGCGGCCGCATCCGCGAGCCGGCGCCGCCGCGGACGAGACCGAGATGGCGGCCGTGCGCGCGGGTCAGCA containing:
- the recO gene encoding DNA repair protein RecO; translation: MEWTDEGIVLGVRRHGESSAIVELLTRAHGRHLGLVRGGAGSRMRPLLQPGNSLSVVWRARLDEHLGTYAIEGLKLRAATLLGSSHGVYGITHLASIARLLPERDPHENLLALLEHSLDDFDDIGSAAVHVIHFELAMLTELGFGLALENCAVTGETNDLIYVSPKSGGAVSRGAGEPWRDRLLRLPPFLRQGEVQGDLTDQDLQDGFRLTGLFLLRHVLEPRGQGHSDARAGFINALIRQQAKAAIPAP